A genomic window from Gossypium hirsutum isolate 1008001.06 chromosome D10, Gossypium_hirsutum_v2.1, whole genome shotgun sequence includes:
- the LOC121222175 gene encoding ribonuclease 3 has protein sequence MKVYSSAFLVFCHAVVFFQMSMEWKYLFLAAALVALSGWFRFYSQPSTFIHHQQVRATPKISFYKLSLQWPPATCHGTLRCKPPIPSDFKIHDIWPQDRYDEPIPPYKKKNPCTRKRPTLRKDLRIKLHTVEAHLTSEWPNLTDGLNMTANYKFWGSEWEKHGTCSDYPDDPLTYFKSALKLRRGIKTIVRFGRQTSWTVNQVADEVFYVLKAYPQIACNLNPSRTQKQLWEIRLCYDRPNPGQTPHILINCTHILRVRKGKIIGPCKSLSDSIFFP, from the exons ATGAAAGTTTATTCTTCTGCATTTCTTGTTTTCTGTCATGCAGTAGTATTCTTCCAAATGTCGATGGAATGGAAATATTTGTTCCTAGCTGCAGCCTTGGTCGCTCTCTCGGGTTGGTTTAGATTCTATTCACAGCCCTCTACCTTCATCCACCACCAGCAAGTTAGGGCGACGCCCAAGATCAGTTTCTACAAACTTAGTCTCCAATGGCCACCAGCTACATGTCATGGAACATTAAGGTGCAAACCTCCTATCCCTTCCGACTTCAAAATTCACGATATATGGCCACAAGATAGATATGACGAACCAATACCTCCTTACAAGAAAAAGAATCCTTGTACCCGCAAGAGACCCACTCTTCGCAAAGATCTCCGG attaaattgcataCAGTTGAAGCTCATTTAACGTCAGAATGGCCAAACTTGACTGATGGTCTTAACATGACTGCAAACTACAAATTTTGGGGATCTGAATGGGAAAAGCATGGAACTTGTTCTGATTACCCTGACGATCCTCTTACGTACTTCAAGTCTGCCTTAAAACTCAGGCGTGGCATAAAAACAA TTGTGAGATTTGGACGTCAGACAAGTTGGACGGTGAATCAAGTTGCAGATGAAGTTTTCTATGTTTTAAAAGCCTATCCTCAGATTGCTTGCAATCTAAACCCAAGTCGCACTCAAAAACAATTGTGGGAGATTCGTTTATGCTATGATAGGCCAAATCCCGGACAAACCCCTCACATTCTCATTAATTGTACTCATATATTGCGAGTAAGAAAGGGTAAAATAATAGGGCCCTGTAAAAGCTTGAGTGATTCAATATTTTTCCCCTAG